Proteins found in one Tumebacillus sp. BK434 genomic segment:
- the alaS gene encoding alanine--tRNA ligase, whose translation MKSSEIRNRWLKFFESKGHEIVPSASLVPYNDPSLLWINAGMAPLKKFFDGSEIPRNPRMTNSQKCIRTNDIENVGKTARHQTMFEMLGNFSIGDYFKKEAIHWAWEFATAELGFDKERIYVTIHTEDEEAFGYWTNDIGLPAERIARTEEDNFWDIGEGPCGPCSELFYDLKPEMGKDDVFHPDNHDGNRYLEFWNLVFTQFNHNADGSYNELPKKNIDTGSGLERLCLILQGVETNFDTDLFQPIIQETARLAGKAYHEKAEWDVAFKVIADHIRTVAFSIGDGALPSNEGRGYVIRRLLRRAVRCGKVLGIEKPFMYTLVSVVGEIMGEHYPELVQKREFIERVVKAEEERFHVTLADGENLLAEVLERVKGEGNHVLPGDQAFRLYDTYGFPIDLTEDICAEQGIAIDREGFERALNEQRERARAARKDVASMAVQTNLYDEININSDFVGYDEMAAPATVLALIKDGEIVTEAHEGDEIELFLDRTPFYAESGGQVADIGLITVGESAIVQVTDVQKAPNGHNLHRAKVLSGTVAALATVEASIDHERRVSITRNHTATHLLHKALREVLGDHVAQAGSLVGPDRLRFDFSHLAGMTPEEMATVERKVNEQIWANEGVEIREMNIDDAKKLGAMALFGEKYGDVVRVVKAGDYSTELCGGCHVRSTGEIGLFKLLSESSIGAGVRRLEAVTGKGAYEFVVSQERLLQEAAGKLRANVNDLPNRIDHLQANIKDLSKEIDGLKGKLAAGEVGNLLGKMTDVSGVPFLAAKLDGVDMDGLRGIADDMKNRIESGVIVLGAAQGEDKVSFVVAVTKDLNGRGIQAGKIVKEVAAITGGGGGGRPELAQAGGKDVSKLQEALDQASAILASML comes from the coding sequence ATGAAGTCATCCGAAATTCGCAACCGCTGGCTGAAATTTTTCGAATCGAAAGGGCATGAGATCGTGCCGAGCGCGTCTCTCGTGCCGTACAACGACCCGTCGCTGCTCTGGATCAACGCCGGGATGGCCCCGCTGAAAAAATTCTTTGACGGCAGCGAGATTCCGCGCAACCCACGCATGACCAACTCGCAGAAGTGCATCCGCACCAACGACATCGAAAACGTCGGCAAGACGGCGCGTCACCAGACCATGTTTGAGATGCTCGGCAACTTCTCGATCGGCGATTATTTCAAAAAAGAAGCGATCCACTGGGCGTGGGAATTTGCGACCGCAGAGCTCGGCTTTGACAAAGAGCGCATCTACGTGACGATCCACACCGAAGACGAGGAAGCGTTTGGCTACTGGACGAACGACATCGGTCTGCCGGCAGAGCGCATCGCCCGCACCGAAGAAGACAACTTCTGGGATATCGGCGAAGGCCCGTGCGGCCCCTGTTCCGAGCTGTTCTACGACCTGAAGCCGGAAATGGGCAAAGACGACGTGTTCCACCCGGACAACCATGACGGCAACCGCTACCTCGAGTTCTGGAACCTCGTCTTCACGCAGTTCAACCACAACGCGGACGGCTCCTACAACGAGCTGCCGAAGAAAAACATCGATACCGGTTCCGGTCTCGAACGCCTCTGCCTGATCCTGCAAGGCGTGGAAACCAACTTCGACACCGACCTGTTCCAGCCGATCATCCAGGAGACGGCCCGCCTCGCCGGCAAAGCCTACCATGAAAAAGCGGAGTGGGACGTGGCGTTCAAAGTCATCGCCGACCACATCCGCACCGTCGCTTTCTCGATCGGGGACGGCGCGCTGCCGTCCAATGAAGGCCGCGGCTACGTCATCCGCCGCCTGCTGCGCCGCGCCGTGCGCTGCGGCAAGGTGCTCGGCATCGAGAAGCCGTTCATGTACACGCTGGTCAGCGTCGTCGGCGAGATCATGGGCGAGCACTACCCGGAACTGGTGCAAAAGCGCGAGTTCATCGAGCGCGTCGTCAAAGCGGAGGAAGAGCGCTTCCACGTGACGCTGGCGGACGGCGAAAACTTGCTCGCCGAAGTGCTGGAGCGCGTCAAAGGTGAAGGCAACCATGTATTGCCGGGCGATCAGGCGTTCCGCCTCTATGACACCTACGGCTTCCCGATCGACCTGACGGAAGACATCTGCGCGGAGCAAGGCATCGCGATCGACCGCGAAGGATTTGAGCGGGCGCTGAACGAACAGCGCGAACGCGCGCGCGCAGCCCGCAAGGACGTGGCGTCGATGGCGGTGCAGACCAACCTGTACGATGAGATCAACATCAACTCCGACTTCGTCGGCTATGACGAAATGGCCGCACCGGCAACTGTGCTCGCCTTGATCAAAGACGGTGAGATCGTCACCGAAGCGCACGAAGGCGACGAGATCGAACTGTTCCTCGACCGCACCCCGTTCTACGCGGAGTCGGGCGGCCAGGTGGCCGACATCGGCCTGATCACCGTCGGCGAATCGGCGATCGTCCAAGTCACCGACGTGCAAAAAGCGCCGAACGGCCACAACCTGCACCGAGCAAAAGTTCTCTCCGGCACCGTGGCGGCGCTGGCGACTGTCGAAGCGTCGATCGACCATGAGCGCCGCGTTTCGATCACCCGCAACCACACCGCGACACACTTGCTGCACAAAGCGCTGCGCGAAGTGCTCGGCGACCATGTGGCGCAAGCAGGCTCGCTGGTCGGTCCGGACCGCCTGCGCTTTGACTTCTCGCATCTGGCCGGCATGACGCCGGAAGAGATGGCGACCGTCGAGCGCAAAGTCAACGAGCAGATCTGGGCGAACGAAGGGGTCGAGATCCGCGAGATGAACATCGACGACGCGAAGAAGCTCGGCGCGATGGCGCTGTTCGGCGAAAAATACGGCGATGTTGTGCGCGTGGTCAAAGCGGGCGACTACTCCACCGAGCTCTGCGGCGGCTGCCATGTCCGCTCCACGGGCGAGATCGGCCTGTTCAAGCTCCTCTCCGAGTCTTCGATCGGCGCAGGCGTCCGCCGCTTGGAAGCGGTGACCGGCAAAGGCGCATATGAGTTTGTGGTCAGCCAGGAGCGCCTGCTCCAAGAGGCGGCCGGCAAGCTGCGCGCTAACGTCAACGACCTGCCGAACCGCATCGACCATCTGCAGGCGAACATCAAAGACCTCAGCAAAGAGATCGATGGCCTGAAAGGCAAGCTGGCGGCCGGCGAAGTCGGCAACCTGCTCGGCAAGATGACCGATGTGTCCGGCGTGCCGTTCCTCGCGGCGAAGCTGGACGGCGTGGACATGGACGGCCTGCGGGGCATCGCTGACGACATGAAGAACCGCATCGAGTCGGGCGTCATCGTCCTCGGCGCGGCGCAAGGCGAAGACAAAGTCTCCTTCGTCGTCGCCGTGACGAAAGACCTGAACGGCCGCGGCATCCAGGCGGGCAAGATCGTCAAAGAAGTCGCAGCCATCACCGGCGGCGGCGGCGGCGGTCGTCCGGAGCTGGCGCAAGCGGGCGGCAAGGACGTCTCCAAGCTGCAGGAAGCGCTGGATCAGGCTTCCGCGATCCTTGCAAGCATGCTGTAA
- a CDS encoding type II toxin-antitoxin system PemK/MazF family toxin, protein MNVKRGDIYFADLSPVVGSEQGGFRPVLIIQNDIGNRFSPTVIVAAITAQIQKAKLPTHVEIDAKTYGLDRDSVILLEQVRTIDKQRLTDKITHLDDELMARVNESLMISLGLIEF, encoded by the coding sequence GTGAATGTAAAGCGCGGCGACATCTATTTTGCCGATTTATCGCCCGTCGTAGGGTCCGAGCAGGGCGGGTTTCGACCGGTCCTCATCATACAGAACGACATCGGCAATCGATTTAGTCCAACGGTGATTGTCGCGGCGATTACCGCGCAGATTCAGAAGGCGAAACTGCCGACCCATGTGGAAATAGACGCAAAAACGTACGGTTTGGATCGTGATTCCGTCATTCTGTTGGAACAGGTCCGCACGATCGATAAACAGCGGTTAACCGATAAGATCACTCATCTCGATGATGAGCTGATGGCGAGGGTAAACGAATCTCTGATGATCTCCTTGGGGCTCATCGAGTTCTAA
- a CDS encoding ribbon-helix-helix protein, CopG family, which translates to MVSVPNHLLQEVDGIVEKENLNRSEFIREAMNLYLQERKKRYIRESLQKGYLEMAKINLNIASEAFLAEEEAETTLDRLVSGV; encoded by the coding sequence ATGGTTAGTGTACCGAATCATCTTTTGCAGGAAGTGGACGGCATTGTGGAGAAGGAAAACCTGAACCGCAGCGAGTTCATCCGTGAGGCGATGAACCTGTATCTGCAAGAGAGAAAGAAGCGCTATATCCGGGAGTCGCTGCAAAAAGGCTATCTGGAAATGGCGAAGATTAACCTTAACATCGCATCAGAAGCGTTTTTGGCGGAGGAAGAGGCGGAGACAACTCTAGACCGTTTAGTTAGCGGGGTGTAG
- the alr gene encoding alanine racemase, giving the protein MEGKFIRPTWAEINLDSIAHNVREVSKILPPGTGIMAVVKANGYGHGALQIAETALQNGASCLGVAAADEGIDLREGGITAPILILGHTPTDCVDLIVSHGLAQTVYSRELLYALHEAAVAANRPAAIHIKVDTGMGRLGFTGLEEAVEFAKEAQALEGIVVEGIFTHFATSDEHDSPYAQEQMRRWGALRQRLQDAGLNIPLQHISNSAGILQYTECPGNMVRLGISMYGYYPSDEVPQRLELRPAMRFVSHIVHLKEVPAGTKISYGATYETTASAKIATIPVGYADGYSRLLSSKGEALVRGVRVPVVGRVCMDQLMLDVSAVPGVENGDEVVLYGQQGDDRIRLEEVAEKIGTITYEVCCVLGRRVPRKYLQMGKTIQIQTM; this is encoded by the coding sequence GTGGAAGGGAAGTTTATACGCCCGACATGGGCGGAAATCAACCTCGACAGCATCGCGCACAACGTGCGTGAAGTCAGCAAGATCCTGCCGCCGGGCACCGGCATCATGGCGGTCGTCAAGGCGAACGGGTACGGACACGGCGCCCTGCAGATCGCGGAGACCGCGCTGCAAAACGGAGCGAGCTGCCTCGGCGTGGCAGCAGCTGACGAAGGCATCGACCTGCGCGAGGGGGGCATCACCGCGCCGATCCTCATCCTCGGCCATACTCCGACCGACTGTGTCGATCTGATCGTCAGCCATGGTCTGGCCCAGACCGTCTACAGCCGCGAACTGCTCTATGCGTTGCACGAAGCGGCGGTCGCCGCGAACCGTCCGGCTGCCATCCATATCAAAGTCGACACCGGCATGGGCCGGCTCGGCTTCACCGGCCTCGAGGAGGCGGTCGAATTTGCCAAAGAAGCGCAGGCGCTGGAAGGCATTGTGGTCGAAGGCATCTTTACCCATTTTGCCACGTCGGACGAGCACGATTCACCGTATGCACAAGAGCAGATGCGCCGCTGGGGAGCGCTCAGGCAGCGCTTGCAAGATGCAGGTCTGAATATCCCGCTCCAGCATATATCCAATAGTGCGGGCATCCTCCAATACACAGAATGCCCCGGCAACATGGTCCGGCTCGGCATCTCCATGTACGGCTATTACCCGTCAGACGAAGTGCCGCAAAGGCTCGAATTGCGGCCGGCCATGCGGTTTGTGTCGCACATCGTGCACTTGAAAGAAGTGCCCGCCGGCACGAAGATCTCCTACGGTGCGACCTATGAAACAACGGCGTCGGCCAAGATCGCGACGATCCCTGTCGGCTACGCGGACGGCTATTCGCGGCTCTTGTCCAGCAAAGGCGAAGCGCTGGTGCGCGGCGTGCGCGTGCCGGTGGTCGGACGGGTCTGCATGGACCAGTTGATGCTCGATGTAAGCGCAGTGCCCGGCGTCGAAAACGGCGACGAAGTGGTGCTGTACGGCCAGCAGGGCGATGACCGCATCCGGCTGGAAGAAGTGGCGGAGAAGATCGGCACGATCACCTATGAAGTCTGCTGTGTCTTGGGGCGACGCGTCCCGCGAAAATATCTGCAGATGGGCAAAACCATCCAGATTCAAACGATGTAG